The following nucleotide sequence is from Melioribacteraceae bacterium.
TGTTGTAAATTTAGATTCAAATCTAAATTCCTTTATTTTATGGAAAACATTGATGAAAACATCTTGAGAAATATCATCAATATTATCAGCATCACCTAAAGTAAGAAAAACTAGGTTTCTAACTTTCTCTTTATGCTTCAAAACTAACTTAGTAAATGCATCTTCATTTCCATCAATAAAATCTCGTATCAATTGGAAATCTTCGTTTTGATCATCACTAATAGGTAATGCGGAATCTTGATTTAGATTTGACATTTTAGACGATGCCTACCCCTTATAGTTCCAAGAAAACTAATTTTAGAAAGTTTAATTAAAACAGCCCTCTATAAGCAAAATAATCTTTCTTTTTATATTCAGAATGAATAACTTAGCTGTTAATATAAATATTTATGAAGAATAATTTTAGGTATAAATCTCAAAATTATTATATTAATTCCCAAGTTTTTAATAGAATTTAACAATCAGGAGAACCAATGAAAATCAAAGTTTCCGAAAAATATGAAGCGGTAGTTATTGAGCTTAAAGGCAATGTTATGGGTGGTCCCGAAGCTCAAGAATTCAGTGATTTACTGCATAAGTTCCTTGATGAAGGTAAGAAACATGTTGTTGTAGATCTTTCTTCGGTAAAATTTATGAATAGTTCCGGCTTAGGCATGTTAATAAGCGGTTTTACGACTATGAAAAACGGTGGCGGCGGACTTAAGCTCGCACGTGCTACAGAAAAAATTAATAGCTTGTTAGTGATAACAAAAC
It contains:
- a CDS encoding STAS domain-containing protein, which produces MKIKVSEKYEAVVIELKGNVMGGPEAQEFSDLLHKFLDEGKKHVVVDLSSVKFMNSSGLGMLISGFTTMKNGGGGLKLARATEKINSLLVITKLITIFENFDSVDEAVKSF